From Candidatus Bathyarchaeia archaeon, the proteins below share one genomic window:
- a CDS encoding Lrp/AsnC family transcriptional regulator, with translation MEALKTEVNAMLDEVDHDILNLIVEDSRKSYREIAKTLGISVGTAYNRIKRLEESGIIKAYTALVDHAKIGYELTVLILIQAEGEHLLNVETEAAKLDAVSCVYDITGDFDIAIIARFKNSSELNTFIKSMLKNPYVKRTVTNVVLNIMKEDLRVKIPRKTKV, from the coding sequence GTGGAGGCTTTGAAAACTGAGGTAAACGCCATGTTAGACGAAGTGGATCACGACATCTTAAACCTAATCGTGGAGGACTCAAGGAAAAGCTACCGGGAAATAGCGAAAACCCTGGGGATATCGGTGGGAACAGCGTATAATCGAATCAAAAGGCTGGAGGAGTCGGGAATAATAAAAGCGTACACCGCCCTTGTAGACCATGCGAAAATCGGCTACGAGCTAACAGTCCTCATATTGATACAGGCCGAGGGGGAGCACCTCTTGAATGTCGAGACGGAGGCTGCGAAGCTGGACGCCGTATCCTGCGTCTACGACATAACCGGGGACTTCGACATAGCCATCATCGCGCGGTTTAAAAACAGCTCCGAGCTCAACACCTTCATCAAATCGATGTTGAAAAACCCCTATGTGAAAAGAACAGTAACTAACGTAGTCCTAAACATTATGAAAGAAGACCTGAGAGTTAAGATTCCTCGAAAAACGAAGGTCTAG